From a single Crateriforma spongiae genomic region:
- a CDS encoding HAD family hydrolase: MRTLLFDIDGTLLTAHGGGRRAMLRTLREEFGLEHPEMVGSFHGRTDMGLMAQMLEMNGLEPTQQRRRRFRVGYAERFPGELQRSGGEVFVGVAELLKALAPVRSCRLASMTGNLPETATRKLEHFHLRQFIQWIVGGDLDAQRNDLASRTLETIRRRHGDDACQDVVVIGDTVADIVCARHIGASVVAVCTGGETYEELSAAGPDAIWHDFSDHQGVAECLLGDL; encoded by the coding sequence ATGCGGACGTTACTGTTTGACATCGATGGAACGTTGTTGACCGCGCATGGAGGCGGTCGTCGGGCGATGCTGCGAACGCTGCGGGAAGAATTCGGCTTGGAGCATCCGGAAATGGTCGGATCATTTCACGGCCGCACCGACATGGGGCTGATGGCCCAGATGTTGGAGATGAACGGACTGGAGCCCACCCAACAGCGACGTCGACGATTCCGCGTGGGTTATGCGGAACGGTTTCCCGGTGAATTACAACGCAGTGGTGGCGAAGTGTTTGTGGGCGTCGCAGAATTGTTGAAGGCGTTGGCACCAGTGCGGTCTTGCCGGCTGGCATCGATGACGGGCAACTTGCCGGAAACCGCGACTCGCAAATTGGAGCACTTTCATTTACGACAATTCATCCAGTGGATCGTCGGTGGGGACTTGGATGCCCAGCGGAATGATCTGGCATCACGAACGTTGGAAACGATCCGACGCCGACACGGCGACGATGCGTGTCAGGACGTCGTGGTGATCGGTGACACGGTGGCCGATATCGTTTGTGCGCGTCACATCGGGGCGTCGGTGGTCGCGGTATGTACTGGGGGCGAGACGTACGAGGAATTGTCGGCGGCAGGTCCGGATGCGATCTGGCACGATTTTTCGGATCACCAGGGCGTGGCCGAGTGTTTGTTGGGCGACTTATGA
- a CDS encoding CehA/McbA family metallohydrolase: protein MPISFGKFVLVGWLGCCTVAPAADLFQINPTNRPSIGGKEIDWIDGDFVLRNDEIIAVIANPVEGRDANMTVRDAGAGLIDLTRRDGMSDQLSAFYPAASRFLFEDPSAVESGDVDGGVFWQCTSSSARNGSGGNATVRYELRDGDDFVTVTTAIRGEDSAADGVRADRTFQFDTVSIDGQNVAFFRDEFFRQCYGITGQGFGNGVMQWDRERMRRVTYPPAADDDSGNDDKTIRWTVRLYPAANLVDLVGVIRGSAPQTIQLDGLVGDQPRPTLTILSADADQLASLTPESQTKIHLPENGNTSLHLSPGKYQVRAEAIGHQAVTTELTVGPSAADHTIKLSAATSIVASTRDSLGNPSPAKWTFYGIDGTANPMFGPDSADGSVENCVYTVDGNFTRSIPAGRYECIISRGPEFDAEIQTIQVADGQQITVDVTLNRVINTDGWVSAELHSHSTPSGDNTSSQRGRVENLVCEHIEFGPCTEHQRIESYEDFLGELGAMDLMATCSGMELTGGPLPLNHQNAFPLKWTPHAQSGGGPRTDTNPITQIQRLAMWDDESDKVVQINHPNLNQMARDKDKDGTDDGGFASMFQFADVVEVHPPEAIFDDPDEITPDDLRDNRILQWMRLISEGQRIPGVVNTDAHYNHHGSGWLRNWVASSTDDPAQIDIDEMTANLEAGRAIMSTGPFMTVQLHAKELDRPAQIGDEVTLSDGNAELAVQIQCPNWLDVTRVEVFVGARRVEELTRRRQTHPDAFADGVIKFDQRLPLSLDGDTFIVVAAIGEQRELGRVYGDNFGKQPPVVISNPIYVRR, encoded by the coding sequence TGATGCCAACATGACCGTCCGCGATGCGGGTGCGGGATTGATCGACCTGACTCGGCGGGACGGAATGAGCGATCAATTGAGCGCGTTCTATCCGGCCGCTTCACGATTCTTGTTCGAAGACCCATCTGCGGTCGAAAGCGGCGACGTCGACGGCGGCGTTTTTTGGCAATGCACGTCGTCGTCCGCACGCAACGGTTCCGGCGGTAACGCGACGGTGCGATACGAACTGCGCGACGGCGACGATTTCGTGACAGTCACCACGGCCATCCGTGGCGAAGACTCCGCGGCCGACGGCGTTCGTGCCGACCGTACGTTCCAGTTCGACACGGTATCGATCGACGGCCAAAACGTGGCGTTCTTTCGTGACGAGTTCTTTCGCCAGTGCTATGGCATCACCGGACAGGGTTTCGGCAACGGGGTGATGCAGTGGGATAGGGAACGGATGCGCCGCGTGACCTACCCGCCGGCCGCCGACGATGATTCGGGCAACGACGACAAGACAATCCGGTGGACGGTTCGCCTGTATCCGGCCGCCAATTTGGTCGATCTGGTCGGCGTCATTCGCGGATCCGCCCCGCAAACAATTCAGCTAGACGGATTGGTCGGTGACCAACCGCGTCCGACGCTGACGATCCTGTCGGCCGACGCTGACCAATTGGCATCGCTGACGCCGGAATCGCAAACCAAAATTCATCTCCCCGAAAACGGGAACACGTCGTTGCACCTGAGCCCCGGCAAGTACCAGGTCCGTGCCGAAGCGATTGGCCATCAAGCGGTGACCACCGAACTAACCGTGGGTCCAAGTGCCGCCGATCACACGATCAAACTGTCGGCCGCCACCAGCATTGTTGCCTCCACCCGTGACAGCCTTGGCAACCCGTCGCCTGCCAAGTGGACTTTTTACGGCATCGACGGAACCGCCAACCCGATGTTCGGCCCCGACAGCGCCGACGGTAGTGTGGAAAACTGTGTTTACACCGTTGATGGAAACTTCACCCGCAGCATTCCGGCTGGACGTTATGAATGCATCATCAGCCGGGGGCCGGAATTCGACGCCGAAATCCAAACCATCCAGGTTGCCGACGGTCAACAGATCACCGTCGACGTCACGCTGAACCGGGTGATCAACACCGACGGTTGGGTCAGTGCCGAACTGCATAGCCACAGCACCCCGTCGGGCGACAACACGTCGTCCCAGCGTGGACGCGTCGAAAACCTGGTGTGCGAACACATCGAATTCGGACCGTGCACCGAACACCAGCGCATCGAATCATACGAAGACTTCCTTGGCGAACTGGGCGCCATGGACCTGATGGCCACGTGCAGCGGAATGGAATTGACCGGCGGACCGTTGCCACTGAATCACCAAAACGCGTTTCCCTTGAAATGGACGCCCCATGCCCAAAGCGGCGGCGGCCCGCGCACTGACACCAACCCGATCACGCAAATCCAACGGCTGGCGATGTGGGACGACGAATCCGACAAAGTGGTTCAGATCAATCACCCCAACTTGAACCAGATGGCTCGTGACAAAGACAAGGACGGCACCGACGACGGTGGCTTTGCGTCGATGTTCCAGTTCGCCGACGTGGTCGAAGTCCACCCGCCGGAAGCCATCTTTGATGATCCCGACGAGATCACGCCGGATGATTTACGAGACAACCGAATCTTGCAGTGGATGCGACTGATCAGCGAAGGCCAACGCATCCCCGGCGTCGTCAACACCGATGCCCATTACAACCATCACGGCAGTGGCTGGCTTCGCAATTGGGTCGCATCATCCACCGACGATCCGGCGCAGATCGACATCGATGAAATGACGGCCAATTTGGAAGCCGGTCGCGCGATCATGTCGACCGGTCCGTTCATGACGGTCCAATTGCACGCCAAGGAACTGGACCGCCCGGCACAGATCGGCGACGAAGTCACCCTGAGCGACGGCAACGCCGAACTGGCGGTCCAAATCCAATGTCCCAACTGGTTGGACGTCACTCGCGTGGAAGTCTTCGTCGGCGCCCGCCGCGTGGAAGAACTGACACGCCGTCGTCAAACCCATCCGGATGCCTTTGCCGATGGCGTCATAAAATTCGATCAGCGTTTACCGCTGTCGCTTGATGGCGACACGTTCATCGTCGTCGCGGCGATCGGCGAACAACGTGAACTGGGCCGGGTCTACGGCGATAATTTCGGCAAACAGCCGCCGGTTGTGATCAGCAACCCGATTTACGTGCGACGATGA
- a CDS encoding DNA polymerase IV — protein MILHVDMDAFYASIEQRDRPELRGRPVVVGGTGGRGVVQAASYEARRFGIHSAMPGQRAVQLCPDAVFVKGRMSHYVDVGRQVRAIFHRFTPLVQPLSLDEAFLDVTGSRRLYGSAETIGRTIKQAIADEVGLTASVGIAPLKFVAKIASDLQKPDGFVMVDPSTVQAFLDPLPVSRLWGVGKVGQRKLGELGIRHIVDIRKQDADQLRRRFGSWGEHLWRLANGIDPRGVVPDRQAKQISHERTFSEDQTSGEVLSSVVSYLSEQTAWRLRRSDRVAKTVTLKYRREDFETFTRARTLPQTTDSTGLILETAMTLLEEMRQRQPRPVRLIGVSLGGLTDVRPVRQMSLFDDETHQADQRAIDRVSDNLRDAMGDGVIHRASSHVWSQRRKQKPSDPPSDADPTGDSQDGHRRT, from the coding sequence ATGATTCTGCATGTCGACATGGACGCGTTTTATGCGTCGATCGAACAACGTGATCGTCCCGAACTGCGTGGCCGGCCGGTGGTGGTCGGTGGAACCGGTGGGAGAGGTGTCGTCCAGGCGGCCAGTTACGAAGCACGCCGATTCGGCATTCACAGCGCGATGCCGGGACAACGTGCCGTCCAGTTGTGCCCCGACGCGGTGTTCGTCAAAGGTCGCATGTCGCACTATGTCGATGTGGGGCGACAGGTCCGCGCGATCTTTCATCGATTCACGCCACTGGTCCAACCGTTGTCGTTGGACGAAGCGTTCTTGGATGTCACCGGCAGTCGCCGGTTGTACGGTTCGGCCGAAACAATCGGACGCACAATCAAACAGGCGATTGCCGATGAAGTCGGCTTGACCGCCAGTGTCGGGATTGCACCGCTGAAGTTTGTGGCAAAAATCGCCAGCGATCTGCAAAAGCCCGATGGCTTTGTGATGGTCGACCCGTCGACGGTGCAAGCGTTTTTGGACCCGTTGCCCGTGTCACGTTTGTGGGGCGTCGGCAAAGTCGGACAGCGAAAACTTGGTGAGCTGGGGATTCGGCACATCGTCGATATCCGAAAGCAAGACGCCGACCAATTGCGACGTCGTTTCGGCAGTTGGGGCGAACACCTGTGGCGACTGGCCAATGGAATCGATCCCCGCGGGGTCGTGCCTGACCGTCAGGCAAAACAAATCAGTCACGAACGAACGTTTTCCGAAGACCAGACTTCCGGCGAAGTTCTGTCCAGCGTCGTCAGTTATCTAAGCGAACAGACCGCGTGGCGTCTGCGTCGCAGCGATCGCGTCGCAAAGACGGTGACGCTGAAGTATCGTCGCGAGGACTTTGAGACATTCACACGGGCACGGACGCTGCCGCAGACGACGGATTCGACCGGGCTGATTCTGGAAACGGCGATGACGTTGTTGGAAGAAATGCGACAACGCCAACCCAGGCCGGTACGGCTGATCGGTGTTTCCCTGGGAGGGCTGACCGACGTGCGACCGGTGCGTCAAATGTCACTGTTTGACGACGAGACCCATCAGGCCGATCAGCGAGCGATTGATCGCGTGTCGGACAACCTGCGCGACGCGATGGGGGACGGCGTCATCCACCGCGCCAGCAGCCATGTTTGGTCACAACGAAGGAAACAAAAACCGTCGGATCCGCCCAGCGATGCGGATCCGACGGGCGATTCGCAGGACGGTCATCGTCGCACGTAA